Proteins encoded together in one Altererythrobacter epoxidivorans window:
- a CDS encoding DUF2332 domain-containing protein, which yields MDMGTSDDRPKYEFVDMDSSGEGAVRTAFTNQVAYCEANGAPITARIVAAILAVVEGERSNALIERIRGWHGAPLADALPLRVAGGIHSLHLSGDAPELMPIYRGIPAADTDIVEQVIFGHEAQLLPWLDGPPQTNEAGRSSNFIAAMLWLASEGLPARFECLELGSSAGINLMLDRYGYDLGGVEVGPANPVMTFKPEWKGNPPPDEAIEIVSAKGCDVAPVDLTDPAQALRLKAYIWPEHTVRFERIEAAIRAASDKKPDILKMNAAAFVEAELAKPQAEGTTRVLMHSIVWQYVPKDQQQRIVAAMEKAGARASADTPLAWVSVEADRTVHRHVLKVRYWPGGDEEVQLGWSHAHGADIEWLGA from the coding sequence AATTCGTCGACATGGATTCGTCGGGCGAAGGGGCGGTCCGCACCGCCTTTACCAATCAGGTAGCCTATTGCGAGGCGAATGGAGCCCCGATTACGGCGCGCATCGTCGCCGCGATCCTTGCCGTGGTCGAAGGCGAGAGGAGCAACGCACTGATCGAGCGGATTCGCGGCTGGCACGGGGCGCCGCTTGCCGATGCACTCCCGCTGCGCGTTGCCGGCGGCATCCATTCGCTGCACCTTTCCGGCGACGCGCCCGAACTTATGCCGATCTATCGCGGTATCCCCGCTGCCGACACCGATATCGTTGAACAGGTGATCTTCGGTCACGAGGCGCAACTGCTTCCGTGGCTGGATGGACCACCGCAAACGAACGAAGCTGGGCGATCGTCCAATTTTATCGCCGCGATGCTCTGGCTGGCGTCAGAAGGCTTGCCGGCGAGGTTCGAGTGCCTGGAACTCGGGTCGAGCGCGGGGATCAACCTGATGCTGGATCGATATGGCTATGACCTCGGCGGTGTCGAGGTCGGACCGGCCAATCCCGTGATGACGTTCAAGCCAGAATGGAAAGGCAACCCGCCGCCGGACGAGGCTATCGAAATCGTTTCGGCCAAGGGGTGCGACGTTGCGCCGGTCGATCTCACCGATCCGGCGCAGGCACTACGGCTGAAAGCCTACATCTGGCCCGAACATACGGTTCGCTTCGAACGGATAGAGGCTGCCATCCGCGCGGCGAGCGATAAGAAGCCCGACATTCTGAAAATGAATGCTGCCGCTTTCGTCGAGGCCGAACTGGCAAAGCCGCAGGCGGAAGGCACCACGCGGGTGCTGATGCACTCCATCGTCTGGCAATATGTGCCCAAGGACCAGCAACAGCGGATCGTCGCTGCGATGGAAAAAGCAGGGGCGAGGGCGAGCGCGGACACACCGCTGGCGTGGGTTTCGGTCGAGGCGGACCGCACCGTGCACCGCCATGTGCTGAAGGTCCGATACTGGCCGGGCGGTGATGAAGAAGTACAGCTAGGCTGGTCGCACGCCCATGGTGCCGATATCGAGTGGCTGGGCGCCTAG
- a CDS encoding J domain-containing protein: MSQSRFHGRFEDSDRICERPGCREAGEFRAPGFRSGGFDGPGEYRWFCLEHVREFNAGYDWFEGMSAEEILNAQSPASGWRTESPSFRPTAGVDGMPRWADFNDPLDAIGARANGIKSRAQREAVMAMDGRFSRDEARALETMGLGLDIDRHRLRRRYSELVRRYHPDRNGGDRKYEKRLTRVVEAYQLLRKSSALS; encoded by the coding sequence GTGTCTCAATCCAGATTTCACGGACGGTTCGAAGATTCCGATCGCATTTGCGAGCGACCGGGATGCAGGGAGGCGGGCGAATTCCGCGCGCCGGGTTTTCGCTCGGGCGGGTTCGACGGGCCGGGCGAATATCGCTGGTTCTGTCTCGAACACGTGCGCGAATTCAACGCAGGATACGACTGGTTCGAAGGGATGAGCGCGGAAGAGATATTGAACGCGCAATCTCCCGCTTCGGGCTGGCGCACGGAAAGCCCCAGTTTCCGTCCGACTGCGGGCGTGGACGGCATGCCGCGATGGGCGGACTTCAACGATCCGCTCGATGCAATCGGCGCGCGGGCAAACGGTATCAAGAGCCGCGCTCAGCGCGAAGCGGTGATGGCAATGGATGGCAGGTTCAGCCGCGACGAGGCGCGTGCGCTCGAGACTATGGGGCTGGGCCTGGATATCGACCGGCACAGATTGCGCCGCCGCTATTCCGAACTCGTTAGGCGCTATCACCCCGACCGCAACGGCGGGGATCGCAAGTACGAGAAACGTTTGACCCGCGTGGTCGAAGCCTACCAGCTCCTGCGGAAATCCAGCGCGCTCAGCTAG
- a CDS encoding dihydrofolate reductase family protein, translated as MGRRIIGAAFLTLDGVMQSPGGIEEDFTGEFDQGGWVFKLGDEGLGETLGPLFSGDYGLLLGRRTYDIFAAYWPYVGDADGGLGIAFTNADKYVLTKGDQPLEWENRHRLRGIEDVAALKDTDGPDLVIQGSSTLYPALLEAGLLDELTTMTFPVLLGKGKRLFGEGTPVRMLEVAEHRITDKGTVITKYLPAGSLPPYPDDAPGQSTSEREAVRQRLMKSGRW; from the coding sequence ATGGGGCGAAGGATCATCGGTGCGGCCTTCCTCACGCTCGATGGCGTGATGCAGAGCCCCGGCGGGATCGAGGAAGATTTCACCGGTGAATTCGACCAGGGCGGCTGGGTGTTCAAGCTGGGTGACGAGGGGCTAGGCGAAACGCTGGGCCCGCTGTTTTCCGGCGATTACGGGCTGCTGCTGGGGCGACGAACCTACGACATCTTTGCCGCCTATTGGCCCTATGTCGGCGATGCGGACGGCGGACTGGGCATCGCATTCACCAACGCCGACAAATACGTCCTGACGAAGGGCGACCAGCCGCTCGAATGGGAAAACAGGCACCGGCTCCGCGGGATCGAGGACGTGGCAGCGCTCAAGGATACCGACGGTCCGGACCTGGTGATCCAGGGTTCGAGCACGCTCTACCCAGCCCTTCTCGAAGCCGGCTTGCTCGACGAGCTTACCACCATGACCTTCCCCGTCCTGCTCGGGAAGGGGAAGCGCTTGTTCGGCGAAGGTACGCCGGTTCGAATGCTGGAGGTGGCAGAGCACCGGATCACCGACAAAGGGACGGTTATCACCAAATACCTGCCAGCGGGCAGCCTCCCGCCATATCCCGACGACGCCCCCGGACAGAGCACCAGCGAACGCGAAGCCGTTCGCCAGCGTCTGATGAAATCGGGCCGCTGGTAG
- a CDS encoding AAA family ATPase, producing the protein MVQNLMESDYDGTAKTLFDAPDTTLDVRDTFGIDIDWQVPAFSLADERVPEKDDGYVFDPDTTLAILAGFAHNRRVMVQGYHGTGKSTHIEQVAARLKWPSVRVNLDAHISRIDLVGRDAIVLRDGLQVTEFKEGILPWALQHPVALTFDEYDAGRPDVMFVIQRVLEAQGALTLLDQNKVITPNKFFRLFATSNTVGLGDTSGLYHGTQAINQAQMDRWNIVVALNYLEPEVEQKIVKSKSPETDGKTIADMVKVADLTRQGFMNGDISTVMSPRTVMTWAQNAEIFNSVGFAFRLSFLNKCDEAERVLVGEYYQRVFGEDLPSGAAKSAN; encoded by the coding sequence ATGGTTCAGAACCTGATGGAATCCGACTACGACGGAACGGCCAAGACGCTGTTCGATGCCCCCGACACGACGCTCGACGTGCGCGACACGTTCGGTATCGATATCGACTGGCAGGTCCCTGCATTCAGCCTCGCGGACGAGCGCGTTCCTGAAAAGGACGACGGCTATGTCTTCGATCCGGATACGACGCTCGCGATCCTCGCCGGCTTCGCGCACAATCGCCGGGTCATGGTCCAGGGCTATCACGGTACGGGTAAGTCGACCCATATCGAGCAGGTTGCAGCGCGCCTCAAATGGCCCAGCGTTCGCGTCAATCTCGATGCGCACATCAGCCGTATCGACCTTGTCGGTCGCGATGCGATCGTGCTGCGCGACGGCCTGCAGGTCACGGAATTCAAGGAAGGCATCCTGCCGTGGGCGCTGCAGCACCCCGTCGCGCTGACCTTCGACGAATACGACGCCGGCCGCCCCGACGTCATGTTCGTGATCCAGCGCGTGCTGGAAGCGCAGGGCGCACTGACCCTGCTCGACCAGAACAAAGTCATCACGCCGAACAAGTTCTTTCGCCTGTTCGCGACCTCAAACACGGTCGGCCTCGGCGATACGAGCGGCCTCTATCACGGCACGCAGGCGATCAACCAGGCGCAGATGGACCGTTGGAACATCGTCGTCGCGCTCAATTATCTCGAGCCCGAGGTAGAGCAGAAGATCGTCAAGTCGAAGAGCCCGGAAACCGACGGAAAGACCATTGCCGACATGGTCAAGGTCGCAGACCTGACCCGCCAGGGTTTCATGAATGGCGATATCTCGACCGTGATGAGCCCGCGTACCGTGATGACCTGGGCGCAGAATGCCGAGATCTTCAATTCGGTCGGTTTCGCATTCCGTTTGAGCTTCCTCAACAAGTGCGACGAGGCGGAACGTGTCCTGGTGGGCGAATACTATCAGCGCGTCTTCGGCGAGGATCTCCCCTCTGGCGCGGCGAAGTCCGCGAATTAA
- a CDS encoding winged helix-turn-helix transcriptional regulator, with the protein MKLQKETNKTKSHGRWYNDACGTAFGLELLGERWSMLVVRELMLGPRRFSDLRASLPGISAKVLTERLTALEEAGVVVKRKVTDPVPAHLYELTKWGYRAEPAIQELGRWAAMSSGHDPLLPLSPVSLMLSLRTMFDPAKAAGWSATIGFEIAGEGFVARLADGALPITRGDPGGAKAIFRVPVAPVLAGLFYAGVPAEELERDAGLVIEGDRETAMRFAGIFELPDKLA; encoded by the coding sequence GTGAAGTTACAAAAAGAAACCAATAAGACAAAGTCGCATGGCCGCTGGTACAATGATGCCTGCGGAACCGCCTTCGGGCTCGAACTCCTGGGCGAGCGTTGGTCGATGCTCGTCGTGCGCGAACTGATGCTCGGACCAAGGCGATTTTCCGACCTTCGCGCCAGCCTGCCCGGAATTTCGGCCAAAGTGCTGACAGAACGCCTGACTGCACTCGAAGAGGCGGGTGTGGTCGTGAAGCGCAAGGTCACAGACCCTGTGCCCGCGCATCTCTACGAACTTACCAAGTGGGGCTATCGCGCCGAACCGGCAATCCAGGAACTGGGGCGCTGGGCCGCGATGTCGTCAGGGCATGACCCTCTGTTGCCGCTCTCTCCTGTATCGCTGATGCTCTCGCTACGGACCATGTTCGACCCGGCAAAGGCTGCTGGATGGAGCGCGACGATCGGCTTCGAGATAGCGGGCGAGGGTTTCGTGGCCCGGCTGGCCGATGGAGCCTTGCCCATCACCCGCGGCGATCCCGGCGGAGCAAAAGCGATCTTCCGCGTTCCGGTTGCGCCTGTACTCGCTGGCCTGTTCTATGCCGGGGTGCCCGCCGAAGAGCTGGAGCGCGACGCCGGGCTCGTCATCGAAGGCGACCGCGAAACCGCCATGCGTTTTGCCGGGATATTCGAACTTCCTGACAAGCTTGCCTAG
- a CDS encoding BolA family protein, with the protein MAGTIAQEIETILSENFEPLLLEVINDSARHHGHAGDDGSGESHFTVVIESAAFAGKSRLDRQRMVIRALGDIPGQRVHAFAIRARAPGE; encoded by the coding sequence ATGGCCGGAACAATCGCACAGGAAATCGAAACGATACTGTCGGAAAACTTCGAGCCTTTGCTGCTCGAAGTCATCAATGACAGCGCCAGGCATCACGGCCATGCGGGCGACGACGGCAGCGGGGAATCGCACTTTACGGTCGTGATCGAGAGCGCGGCTTTTGCAGGCAAGTCGCGGCTGGACCGCCAGCGCATGGTGATCCGCGCCCTGGGCGACATCCCCGGCCAGCGCGTCCATGCCTTTGCCATTCGCGCACGTGCACCGGGCGAATAG
- a CDS encoding VOC family protein — MSAAAPKATVCLWFDKDAEEAARFYSSIFPDSELGEIQRAPSDNPSTGEGDVLLATLTICGISYMLLNGGPNFAPDEAYSLQIHTDDQEETDRLWNAIVGNGGQESACGWCKDKWGVCWQITPRVLTEALSTGGETAQRAFEAMMTMHKIDVAAINAAVKGT, encoded by the coding sequence ATGAGCGCCGCTGCTCCCAAGGCGACCGTCTGCCTGTGGTTCGACAAGGATGCAGAAGAGGCCGCCCGCTTCTATTCCAGCATCTTCCCCGACAGCGAACTGGGCGAGATCCAGCGTGCGCCGTCCGACAACCCTTCGACCGGCGAAGGCGACGTCCTGCTCGCGACGCTGACCATTTGCGGCATTTCCTACATGCTGTTGAACGGCGGCCCCAACTTCGCCCCCGACGAAGCGTATTCGCTGCAGATCCACACCGACGACCAGGAAGAGACCGACCGGCTCTGGAACGCCATCGTCGGCAATGGCGGCCAGGAAAGCGCCTGCGGCTGGTGCAAGGACAAGTGGGGCGTCTGCTGGCAGATCACACCCCGCGTCCTGACTGAGGCACTGTCGACCGGCGGTGAAACTGCACAACGCGCCTTCGAAGCGATGATGACGATGCACAAGATCGACGTCGCTGCCATTAATGCCGCTGTCAAAGGGACCTAG
- a CDS encoding VOC family protein has protein sequence MTKMIFVNLPVADLAKSMAFYSAVGFTNEPKFTDETAAAMQLSDTIVVMLLTHDKWKGFTTKSIPDARKSAQVMLALNSESKEEVDDLVSKAAAAGGTPDCNPLQDYGFMYGRSFEDPDGHVWETFWMDESAVEGGPPDIA, from the coding sequence ATGACAAAGATGATTTTCGTGAACCTTCCGGTTGCGGACCTCGCGAAATCCATGGCGTTCTATTCCGCCGTCGGCTTCACCAACGAACCCAAGTTCACCGACGAGACCGCGGCGGCCATGCAGCTTTCGGACACCATTGTCGTCATGCTGCTGACACATGACAAGTGGAAGGGATTCACGACCAAGTCGATCCCTGATGCACGCAAGAGTGCCCAGGTCATGCTGGCACTCAACAGCGAGAGCAAGGAAGAGGTCGACGATCTCGTCAGCAAGGCAGCAGCCGCGGGCGGAACTCCGGACTGCAACCCGCTGCAGGATTACGGCTTCATGTATGGCCGCAGCTTCGAAGACCCAGACGGTCATGTCTGGGAAACGTTCTGGATGGACGAGTCGGCAGTCGAAGGCGGACCGCCCGACATCGCCTGA
- a CDS encoding SDR family NAD(P)-dependent oxidoreductase encodes MTNTTEQFADKAVWITGASSGIGAALAREFAARGANIILSGRDEERLAEVAADCSSSLVLPFDVRNDDALAGATEKAIAWKGGVDIAFANAGISQRSQALKTDMQVYRDIIDVDLTAQIAFTQGLIGHMAGRGSGALAFISSIAGKVGVPMRTAYCAAKFGLAGYADALRAELSQKGVSVHVIFPGSIATDVSRNALTADGSKRGRSDAIIDRGIRPGDAANTMIDAMAAGEREIIVADGMEKAMGEMRRTPDQLFDQVAAMVADGYIERMESEG; translated from the coding sequence ATGACCAACACGACCGAACAATTCGCTGACAAGGCAGTGTGGATTACGGGGGCGTCTTCCGGGATCGGCGCGGCTCTCGCACGTGAATTTGCGGCGCGCGGCGCCAATATCATCCTTTCGGGCCGCGACGAGGAACGCCTCGCAGAAGTCGCCGCCGATTGCTCTTCCAGCCTCGTCTTGCCCTTCGACGTTCGCAATGACGATGCCCTTGCCGGTGCAACCGAGAAGGCCATTGCATGGAAGGGCGGCGTCGACATCGCCTTCGCCAATGCGGGAATTTCGCAGCGCAGCCAGGCGCTGAAGACCGACATGCAGGTCTATCGCGACATTATCGATGTCGACCTGACCGCGCAGATCGCCTTCACGCAAGGGCTGATCGGGCACATGGCCGGGCGTGGCAGCGGTGCCCTCGCCTTCATCAGTTCGATCGCGGGCAAGGTCGGCGTGCCGATGCGCACCGCCTATTGCGCGGCCAAGTTCGGCCTTGCAGGTTATGCCGACGCCTTGCGCGCCGAACTTTCGCAGAAAGGCGTGTCGGTCCATGTCATTTTCCCCGGCTCGATCGCGACCGACGTCAGTCGCAACGCGCTGACTGCAGACGGGTCGAAACGCGGCCGGAGCGACGCGATCATCGATCGCGGAATTCGCCCGGGCGATGCTGCCAACACGATGATCGATGCCATGGCTGCCGGCGAACGCGAGATCATCGTCGCCGACGGCATGGAAAAAGCGATGGGCGAGATGCGGCGCACGCCCGACCAGCTCTTCGACCAGGTCGCGGCCATGGTGGCAGACGGTTACATCGAACGGATGGAATCCGAAGGCTGA
- a CDS encoding DUF1428 domain-containing protein has protein sequence MYINGFIVPVPEGNKQAYIDVAEKFWPLAKEFGALSHVECWEADVKDGKTTDFRRAVKAEEGEKIVFSWVVWPDKETAEAAETKMVEDPRMADFGEMPFDGPRMVYGSFVPVVEFHA, from the coding sequence ATGTACATCAACGGATTCATCGTTCCCGTGCCCGAAGGCAACAAGCAGGCATATATCGACGTGGCAGAGAAGTTCTGGCCGCTGGCCAAGGAATTCGGCGCGCTCAGCCATGTCGAATGCTGGGAAGCCGATGTGAAGGACGGCAAGACCACCGATTTCCGCCGTGCGGTAAAGGCCGAAGAGGGAGAGAAGATCGTTTTCAGCTGGGTCGTATGGCCCGACAAGGAAACGGCCGAAGCCGCTGAAACCAAGATGGTGGAAGACCCGCGCATGGCCGATTTCGGCGAGATGCCGTTCGACGGCCCGCGCATGGTATATGGCAGCTTCGTACCCGTCGTCGAATTTCACGCCTAG
- a CDS encoding glutathione S-transferase family protein, producing MADFTFFTNPMSRGQIVRWALHEVGADYATELVDWEAKPAGFLEANPMGKVPTLVHHDGDHIHVVTECPAICHYLAETHAAADLLPRQHEKADYYRLMFFAAGPVEQAVTSRAMGWSVEDPQKEGMLGFGNYDRAIDTFETLLSGRDYVCGDRFTMADVYVGSQVDWGISFGSIPTRKVFEDYANRLRERPAYKEAKAIDMKLIAEKQG from the coding sequence ATGGCCGACTTCACTTTCTTCACCAATCCGATGAGCCGCGGCCAGATCGTGCGCTGGGCACTTCACGAAGTGGGTGCCGACTATGCCACCGAACTGGTTGACTGGGAGGCAAAGCCGGCCGGCTTCCTCGAAGCCAACCCGATGGGAAAGGTGCCAACCCTCGTCCATCATGACGGCGATCACATCCATGTGGTCACCGAATGTCCGGCAATCTGCCATTACCTCGCCGAAACGCATGCCGCAGCGGACCTCCTTCCCCGGCAGCACGAGAAGGCGGACTATTATCGCCTGATGTTCTTTGCCGCAGGGCCGGTCGAGCAGGCCGTTACCAGCCGCGCGATGGGATGGAGCGTCGAAGACCCGCAGAAGGAAGGGATGCTCGGCTTCGGAAATTACGACCGCGCCATCGATACATTCGAAACCCTGCTTTCGGGGCGCGACTATGTGTGCGGCGACCGTTTCACCATGGCCGACGTCTATGTCGGCAGCCAGGTCGATTGGGGCATCAGTTTCGGCTCTATCCCCACGCGCAAGGTGTTCGAAGACTATGCGAACCGCCTGCGCGAACGCCCTGCCTACAAGGAAGCAAAGGCAATCGACATGAAACTGATCGCGGAGAAACAGGGATGA
- a CDS encoding pirin family protein: protein MIEQVITPVTHDLGQFEVRRALPKRERTMVGPFIFVDEFGPAQLDIGSAMDVRPHPHINLATVTWLFEGAIEHRDSLGSFATIRPGQVNLMTAGRGIVHSERSPAEDRATGPKLYGMQTWLALPDGQEEIDPAFEAITDLPVVEDSCAKAIVIMGELWGRRAATTTHAGTIYAEILLAPTGSMPIEAEADERAVMLVGGEASIDGTPLGLYELTVLAPGREMALSSERGGRIMLLGGEAFRTQRHVWWNFVSSDRDRIRQAREDWKAGNFPKVPGDEDEFIPIPDGQPKTVSYP, encoded by the coding sequence ATGATCGAACAGGTCATCACGCCGGTCACGCATGACCTTGGCCAGTTCGAGGTTCGCCGAGCCTTGCCGAAGCGCGAGCGGACAATGGTCGGCCCCTTCATCTTCGTCGATGAATTCGGCCCGGCTCAGCTCGATATCGGTTCAGCGATGGACGTGCGCCCGCATCCGCATATCAACCTCGCCACGGTAACCTGGCTGTTCGAAGGTGCGATCGAGCACCGCGACAGCCTGGGCAGCTTTGCCACCATTCGTCCCGGCCAGGTCAACCTGATGACTGCCGGACGCGGCATCGTCCATTCCGAGCGCAGCCCGGCCGAGGACAGGGCCACCGGACCGAAACTATACGGCATGCAGACATGGCTCGCCCTGCCCGATGGGCAGGAGGAGATCGATCCCGCGTTCGAAGCAATCACCGACCTGCCGGTGGTCGAGGACAGCTGTGCCAAGGCGATCGTCATCATGGGCGAGCTCTGGGGCAGGCGCGCTGCAACGACCACGCATGCCGGAACGATCTATGCCGAGATCCTGCTCGCCCCCACCGGCTCCATGCCGATAGAGGCAGAGGCCGACGAACGCGCGGTCATGCTCGTTGGCGGCGAGGCGAGTATCGATGGCACGCCGCTCGGACTATACGAGCTGACCGTCCTTGCACCTGGCCGCGAAATGGCCTTGTCGAGCGAGCGCGGCGGACGGATCATGCTGCTTGGCGGCGAAGCCTTCAGGACGCAGCGCCATGTGTGGTGGAACTTCGTCAGTTCCGACCGCGATCGCATCAGGCAGGCACGGGAAGACTGGAAAGCCGGCAATTTTCCGAAAGTGCCGGGTGACGAGGACGAATTCATTCCTATTCCCGACGGACAACCAAAAACGGTGAGCTATCCATGA
- a CDS encoding oxygenase MpaB family protein gives MADPIELLRGKLVEQVRGVFNDIEGGQQPVPVSDEALFERDSPIRMVHADIIGMMVGGIRGLLLQMLHPHALQGVLDHSNFRSDMHGRLRRTARFIAVTTFGHRDDAQSAIERVNAIHAKVGGTLPDGSPYSATDPRTLAWVHVAEATSFLAAYLRHVRPDMPGHEQDEYYRQFAVVARALGADPVPLNRVEAEQLFRELRTDLRTSPEAREIAQLVLTQKPEGTPPGVQAMLGAEAVAILPSFARSMLGLSRPGLAAFPARAATWGVGKTLRWAFRQR, from the coding sequence ATGGCCGATCCGATCGAACTGTTGCGTGGCAAGCTGGTTGAACAGGTGCGCGGCGTCTTCAACGATATCGAAGGCGGTCAGCAGCCCGTTCCGGTGTCGGACGAAGCGCTGTTCGAGCGCGATTCCCCGATCCGGATGGTTCACGCCGATATCATCGGCATGATGGTCGGCGGCATTCGCGGCCTGCTGCTCCAGATGCTGCACCCGCACGCGTTGCAGGGCGTGCTCGACCACTCCAATTTCCGCTCCGACATGCATGGCCGGCTGCGCCGTACGGCTCGCTTCATCGCGGTGACGACCTTCGGGCACAGAGACGATGCACAAAGCGCGATTGAAAGGGTCAACGCGATCCATGCAAAAGTCGGCGGCACCCTGCCCGACGGATCCCCCTATTCGGCGACCGATCCCCGAACCCTCGCCTGGGTGCATGTCGCAGAAGCGACCAGTTTCCTTGCCGCCTACCTGCGTCACGTAAGGCCCGACATGCCGGGCCATGAGCAGGACGAATATTATCGCCAGTTTGCCGTGGTCGCGCGCGCATTGGGAGCAGATCCCGTTCCGCTGAACCGCGTCGAGGCCGAGCAGCTATTCAGGGAACTGCGGACCGATCTTCGGACATCGCCCGAAGCGCGCGAGATCGCGCAACTCGTCCTCACTCAAAAGCCGGAAGGGACACCGCCCGGCGTGCAGGCGATGCTAGGCGCGGAAGCGGTCGCCATCCTGCCGAGCTTCGCCCGGTCGATGCTCGGCCTGTCGCGCCCAGGGTTGGCCGCGTTTCCTGCAAGGGCAGCGACCTGGGGTGTCGGCAAGACGCTGCGCTGGGCATTTCGCCAGCGCTAG